In one window of Pseudoalteromonas espejiana DSM 9414 DNA:
- a CDS encoding efflux RND transporter permease subunit, producing MKITDTSVKRPVFAIVINLLLLTFGLVAFSMLPLREYPDIETPIVSISTDYTGASAEIVETKITQILENRISGIEGIKSINSSSRNGRSNIVIEFDINRDIDAASNDVRERVARALDNLPEQVRPPEVSKSNSDESPIVWFVLNSETMNSLQLSDYAQRFIVDRLAVVDGVSNVRIGGERQYAMKIWLNRQAMAARGITSSDIENTLRSENVELPAGEIESIDRDFTVRTARSYKDQRDFQNLVIKRGEDGYLVRLGEVADVHLEAADDESLFRGNGRNMIGLGIVKQAKANTLTVVDNARNELEKIKRNLPQGTTIQDSYDSSIFIKESINEVYSTLAISMGLVVLIIYIFLGNIRATLIPAVTVPVALVGSFMFLLAMGYSINLLTLLALVLAIGLVVDDAIVMLENIHRRIELGEPPLLAAFRGAREVGFAIIATTLVLISVFVPLVFMDGRIGALFTEFAMAVSAAVFFSSITALTLSPALCSKVLKASEKESKFSQWMDRVFSKVEQSYRHSLTSNMTRKWGLMISLLLTGFVSYSLFLQVPSELTPKEDRGTFFIMMSGPEGASYENNAANMAKIEERLLPYSEAGELSRVLVRVPGWGGSGGVAIVGMADWDERKRSTWEVMDEISAKMTEVTDVRAFAIMRRGIGGGGSSRPIEFVLQGNDYEQLADWRDRIIKRAEKNPGLVRIDHDYKETFPQFLVSIDKNKAADLGVSVSDVGTTLETMLGQRRVTTFIDRGEEYDVILKGTKQDFTNPTDISNIYLKSRSGELVPLDSLISLKEEATASRLNRYNRMRAITLSANLADGYTLEQALNFLNTVAAEENDIDGAVDYKGESQLFYEGASAMTYVFILALTVTFLVLAAQFESFMHPFVIMLTVPLGLMGAMFGLWATGLTLNIYSQIGIVMLIGLSAKNGILIVEFTNQLRDKGVEFGEAILQAATQRLRPIIMTSLTTVMSAVPLVLASGPGAESRMVIGVVVFTGVIVSTLLTLYVVPAAYYALARNTQSPEFLQQKLDKQAQEKPIEEL from the coding sequence GTGAAAATTACAGATACTAGCGTTAAACGCCCCGTTTTTGCCATTGTAATTAACTTACTCTTACTTACATTTGGTTTGGTTGCATTTTCAATGCTGCCGCTTAGAGAATACCCCGATATTGAAACCCCTATTGTTAGCATTAGTACCGACTACACTGGGGCTTCGGCAGAAATAGTCGAAACTAAAATAACGCAAATTTTAGAAAACCGAATATCAGGTATTGAAGGCATTAAAAGTATTAATTCTTCAAGCAGAAACGGGCGCTCTAATATCGTTATTGAATTTGATATAAACCGTGACATTGACGCAGCTTCAAATGATGTACGAGAACGTGTAGCACGTGCGCTGGACAACTTACCAGAGCAAGTACGCCCACCAGAGGTCTCAAAGTCCAACAGTGACGAAAGCCCTATTGTGTGGTTTGTATTAAACAGTGAAACCATGAACTCGTTACAATTGAGCGATTACGCACAACGTTTTATTGTTGACCGGTTAGCCGTGGTTGATGGTGTATCAAACGTACGTATTGGTGGAGAGCGCCAATACGCCATGAAAATTTGGTTAAATCGCCAAGCTATGGCTGCTCGCGGTATTACCTCTAGTGATATTGAAAACACCCTGCGCAGTGAAAACGTAGAGTTACCAGCCGGTGAAATTGAGTCTATCGATCGCGACTTTACCGTGCGTACAGCCCGAAGCTACAAAGATCAACGCGATTTTCAAAACCTCGTTATTAAGCGTGGTGAAGATGGTTATTTAGTGCGCCTAGGCGAGGTAGCCGATGTACACTTAGAAGCTGCCGATGACGAAAGCTTGTTTCGTGGTAACGGCCGCAACATGATTGGTTTAGGTATTGTAAAACAAGCAAAAGCAAATACATTAACAGTGGTGGATAACGCCCGAAATGAGCTTGAAAAAATAAAGCGTAACCTACCCCAAGGTACCACCATTCAAGACAGCTACGACTCATCAATTTTTATTAAAGAATCTATCAACGAAGTATACAGCACACTCGCCATTTCAATGGGCCTTGTGGTACTTATTATTTATATTTTCTTAGGAAATATCCGCGCCACACTAATTCCTGCTGTTACCGTACCGGTAGCACTTGTGGGCAGTTTTATGTTTTTACTTGCTATGGGTTATTCAATTAATTTATTAACTTTATTGGCCCTTGTTTTAGCAATTGGTTTAGTGGTTGATGATGCCATTGTTATGCTTGAAAATATTCACCGTCGTATAGAACTTGGTGAGCCGCCATTACTTGCAGCCTTTAGAGGTGCCCGCGAAGTAGGCTTTGCCATTATAGCGACAACGCTTGTGCTTATTTCTGTGTTTGTGCCATTGGTATTTATGGATGGCCGGATAGGCGCACTATTTACCGAGTTTGCTATGGCGGTAAGTGCAGCTGTATTTTTCTCAAGTATTACAGCGTTAACACTGTCACCTGCATTGTGCTCAAAGGTTTTAAAAGCCTCAGAAAAAGAAAGCAAATTTAGCCAATGGATGGACCGCGTTTTTAGTAAAGTTGAGCAAAGCTACAGACACTCACTTACATCAAATATGACCCGTAAATGGGGCCTAATGATAAGTTTATTATTGACAGGCTTTGTCAGCTACTCGTTGTTTTTACAGGTGCCTTCAGAACTAACACCAAAAGAAGACCGCGGTACATTTTTTATCATGATGAGCGGCCCCGAAGGGGCAAGTTATGAAAATAACGCAGCCAATATGGCAAAAATAGAAGAACGACTTCTACCTTACTCAGAAGCCGGCGAATTAAGCCGTGTGTTAGTGCGAGTGCCTGGTTGGGGCGGCAGTGGCGGCGTTGCAATTGTGGGTATGGCTGATTGGGATGAACGAAAACGTTCTACCTGGGAAGTAATGGACGAAATAAGCGCTAAAATGACCGAGGTAACCGATGTACGTGCCTTTGCTATTATGCGCCGTGGTATTGGCGGCGGCGGCTCTTCTCGCCCTATAGAATTTGTATTACAAGGAAACGACTACGAGCAGCTTGCTGATTGGCGCGATCGTATCATTAAGCGTGCTGAGAAAAACCCAGGCTTAGTAAGAATTGATCACGACTACAAAGAAACCTTTCCACAATTTTTAGTAAGCATAGATAAAAACAAAGCTGCCGATTTAGGCGTATCAGTTTCCGATGTTGGCACAACGCTTGAAACCATGCTGGGCCAGCGCCGCGTAACAACGTTTATTGACCGCGGTGAAGAATACGATGTAATTTTAAAAGGGACTAAGCAAGACTTTACTAACCCTACTGATATATCAAATATTTACCTTAAATCGCGCAGCGGTGAGCTAGTTCCATTAGATAGCTTAATTAGCTTAAAAGAAGAAGCTACAGCATCGCGCTTAAACCGCTACAACCGCATGCGAGCAATCACTTTAAGCGCCAACCTTGCCGATGGGTATACACTTGAGCAAGCCCTTAACTTTTTAAATACAGTAGCCGCTGAGGAAAATGATATTGACGGCGCTGTAGATTATAAAGGTGAGTCGCAATTATTTTACGAAGGCGCATCAGCCATGACCTACGTATTTATATTAGCGCTTACGGTCACGTTTTTAGTTTTAGCGGCACAATTTGAAAGCTTTATGCACCCATTTGTGATTATGTTAACAGTTCCGCTTGGCTTAATGGGCGCTATGTTTGGCCTATGGGCCACAGGCCTTACGCTCAATATTTACAGCCAAATTGGTATTGTTATGCTCATAGGTTTGAGTGCTAAAAACGGTATTTTAATAGTCGAATTTACTAATCAATTACGTGATAAAGGGGTTGAGTTTGGTGAAGCTATTTTACAAGCCGCAACTCAGCGCTTGCGCCCAATTATAATGACTTCGCTTACTACAGTAATGAGCGCGGTCCCCTTAGTACTTGCTTCGGGCCCTGGCGCTGAAAGCCGTATGGTTATTGGTGTTGTCGTATTTACAGGCGTTATAGTATCTACCTTGCTTACGCTTTATGTAGTGCCAGCTGCCTACTATGCCCTTGCTCGTAATAC